A single Vigna radiata var. radiata cultivar VC1973A chromosome 8, Vradiata_ver6, whole genome shotgun sequence DNA region contains:
- the LOC106769821 gene encoding probable LRR receptor-like serine/threonine-protein kinase At3g47570 isoform X1 has protein sequence MNHPCASSRNLLSQILNRYLLVWMILMKESAIAATPAGNETDLQALLDFKNRVVADPFNIMSSWNDSLHHCNWIGITCNISNGRVMDLSLEQLRLGGTLTPFIGNLTFLNTLNLLNNSFHGEIPQEVGRLLYLEHLNLSLNNFGESIPSNLSHCTKLEVLGVGGNNLTGVIPTWIGNLSSLSRISFGLNNLIGSIPQEMGLLSSLTYLVLYGNYLSGSVPSSIYNKSSLYYFTFTQNHLHGNLPADVGFTLPNIQVFAGAVNNLTGSVPVSLLNASKLEILDFSVNGLTGTLPKNLGVLNRLTRLSFEHNRLGTGKTDDLSFLDSLVNCTGLQVLRLGVNNFGGVLPKSIANFSSQMHTFALGNIPGIGDGIHGNIPVGIGNLANLALISLEGNHLTGSLPHTLGRLKNLRELYLNVNKFSGRIPSSLGNLSVLTKIFLEENDFEGSIPSSLGNCQNLLVLSLYSNKLSGTIPPEVIGLSSLAIYLDVSHNALSGTLPAEVSKLQNLGELVLSENNFSGAIPSSLGRCISLEKLHLEGNSFDGNIPQTLKNLRGLLDIDLSRNNLSGKIPEFLGEFTELKHLNLSYNNFEGEIPKNGIFKNATSLSLYGNSKLCGGVPELNFPPCTVRKASLARRLLAPKVAIPISCALVLLLILSCFLILFPIVKRSKKKIPSSTTERGLEFEISYSEINKCTGGFSPDNLIGSGSFGSVYKGTLSGDKSCVAVKVLNLQQKGAPESFIDECHVLRSVRHRNLLKIITAISGVDHQGNDFKALVFEYMPNGSLEDWLHPIRNLQFQKKTLTFTQRLNIAIDVSCALEYLHHFCETPIVHCDIKPSNVLLDNDMVARLGDFGLATFLYEESSKLSTQPVMSDNLRGSIGYIPPEYGMGGKPSTLGDIYSYGILLLEIFTGKRPTDEAFEGGTGIQQFVANALSNNVMDIVDPSLVCEQDFDEESEESECEEKAIRRNNEIKGMAKGSIEDCFVSLMQIGMSCSTNAPDERMPITVVFNKLHTIRNVYKDKA, from the exons ATGAATCATCCTTGTGCAAGCTCTAGAAACCTGTTGTCACAAATCCTGAATAGATATCTTCTAGTATGGATGATCTTAATGAAGGAATCGGCAATTGCTGCAACTCCAGCAGGAAATGAAACTGATTTACAAGCTTTACTTGACTTCAAGAATAGGGTAGTAGCAGATCCATTCAACATTATGAGTTCTTGGAATGACTCCCTCCATCACTGCAATTGGATAGGAATCACATGCAACATCTCCAATGGAAGGGTCATGGACCTTAGCCTTGAGCAACTGAGACTAGGAGGCACTCTCACACCATTCATAGGAAACCTCACATTCCTCAACACACTCAACTTGTTAAACAATAGCTTCCATGGTGAAATTCCTCAAGAGGTGGGTCGTTTACTCTATCTGGAACATCTAAACCTCAGCTTAAATAACTTTGGTGAGAGTATTCCAAGTAATCTAAGTCACTGCACAAAACTAGAAGTACTAGGTGTAGGAGGAAATAATCTTACAGGAGTAATCCCAACTTGGATTGGAAACCTTTCTTCTTTATCTCGCATTAGCTTTGGATTAAATAACTTGATCGGAAGCATACCACAAGAGATGGGCCTTTTATCAAGCTTGACATATCTTGTGCTATATGGGAATTACTTGTCTGGCTCAGTTCCTTCTTCAATCTATAACAAATCTTCCTTATACTATTTCACTTTTACTCAAAACCATCTTCATGGGAACTTACCGGCCGATGTTGGGTTTACTCTTCCAAACATTCAAGTATTTGCTGGTGCGGTCAACAATCTTACAGGTTCTGTCCCTGTATCATTGTTGAATGCATCAAAACTAGAGATTCTTGACTTCTCCGTGAATGGTCTCACTGGAACACTGCCAAAGAACTTAGGGGTCTTGAACAGGTTAACTAGACTTAGCTTTGAACACAACAGACTGGGAACTGGGAAAACAGATGATCTTAGCTTTCTTGATTCTTTGGTCAACTGCACAGGTCTACAAGTTTTACGTCTAGGAGTAAATAATTTTGGTGGAGTATTGCCTAAATCAATTGCTAATTTCTCAAGCCAAATGCACACATTTGCCCTTGGAAATATACCTGGAATTGGAGACGGAATACATGGAAATATACCTGTTGGAATTGGCAATCTTGCAAACCTGGCCCTCATAAGTTTGGAAGGAAACCATCTAACTGGTAGTCTTCCACATACATTGGGTAGGCTGAAAAATCTGAGAGAATTGTATCTGAATGTCAACAAATTTTCAGGTAGAATCCCATCCTCCTTGGGAAATTTGTCTGTATTAACGAAAATTTTTCTGGAGGAGAACGACTTCGAGGGAAGCATCCCTTCTAGTCTTGGAAACTGCCAAAATTTATTGGTACTCAGCCTTTATAGCAACAAGCTCAGTGGCACCATACCACCTGAAGTTATTGGCCTTTCTTCACTAGCAATTTATTTAGATGTATCTCATAATGCTTTGTCAGGGACTCTTCCAGCTGAAGTGAGTAAGCTACAAAACCTTGGAGAGTTGGTGCTGTCTGAGAACAACTTTTCTGGAGCCATTCCATCTTCTCTTGGCAGATGCATTAGCTTGGAAAAGCTGCACTTGGAGGGAAATTCTTTTGATGGAAACATTCCTCAAACTTTAAAGAATTTGAGAGGTTTACTTGACATAGATCTTTCACGAAATAACTTGTCTGGCAAGATTCCCGAGTTTCTTGGGGAGTTCACTGAGCTCAAGCATTTAAATCTTTCATACAATAATTTTGAAGGTGAAATACCAAAGAACGGAATATTCAAAAATGCTACATCCCTTTCATTGTATGGCAACAGCAAGCTATGTGGGGGCGTTCCAGAACTAAATTTCCCTCCATGCACTGTCAGGAAAGCTTCTTTGGCAAGAAGACTCCTTGCTCCTAAGGTGGCTATCCCTATTTCATGTGCCCTTGTATTACTGTTAATTCTATCATGTTTTCTTATATTGTTCCCCATAGTAAAaagatcaaagaagaaaattccTTCATCAACTACTGAACGGGGTTTGGAATTTGAAATTTCTTACTCAGAAATTAACAAGTGCACTGGTGGGTTCTCCCCGGATAACCTGATTGGTTCGGGAAGTTTTGGTTCTGTATATAAAGGAACTCTGTCAGGTGATAAATCATGTGTTGCAGTTAAAGTATTAAACCTTCAACAGAAAGGAGCCCCTGAGAGTTTCATTGATGAATGCCATGTTCTGAGAAGTGTAAGGCATCGCAACCTTCTCAAGATCATAACTGCCATCTCAGGAGTTGATCATCAAGGCAATGACTTCAAAGCTCTAGTGTTTGAGTACATGCCTAATGGAAGTCTAGAAGATTGGTTGCATCCTATAAGAAATTTGCAATTTCAGAAGAAGACATTGACATTCACTCAAAGACTGAACATAGCAATTGATGTTTCATGTGCACTGGAATACCTCCACCACTTCTGTGAAACTCCAATTGTTCATTGTGACATAAAGCCAAGTAACGTGCTTCTTGACAATGATATGGTTGCCCGTCTTGGTGACTTTGGATTAGCTACATTTCTGTATGAAGAATCAAGCAAGTTATCCACACAACCGGTTATGTCAGATAACCTAAGGGGTTCTATTGGCTACATCCCTCCAG AGTATGGTATGGGTGGGAAGCCTTCCACACTTGGAGATATATACAGCTATGGGATACTGTTACTGGAAATTTTCACTGGAAAAAGGCCGACAGATGAAGCATTTGAAGGTGGCACGGGAATTCAGCAGTTTGTAGCAAATGCTCTATCTAACAATGTCATGGATATCGTTGATCCTTCATTAGTTTGTGAACAAGACTTTGATGAGGAAAGTGAAGAGTCTGAGTGTGAAGAGAAAGCTATAAGGAGGAACAACGAGATTAAAGGAATGGCTAAAGGTTCGATTGAGGATTGCTTTGTGTCTCTGATGCAAATTGGAATGTCGTGCTCTACAAATGCACCTGATGAACGAATGCCAATCACTGTGGTCTTCAACAAGCTGCATACTATCAGGAACGTTTATAAAGATAAAGCATAG
- the LOC106769821 gene encoding probable LRR receptor-like serine/threonine-protein kinase At3g47570 isoform X2 has translation MNHPCASSRNLLSQILNRYLLVWMILMKESAIAATPAGNETDLQALLDFKNRVVADPFNIMSSWNDSLHHCNWIGITCNISNGRVMDLSLEQLRLGGTLTPFIGNLTFLNTLNLLNNSFHGEIPQEVGRLLYLEHLNLSLNNFGESIPSNLSHCTKLEVLGVGGNNLTGVIPTWIGNLSSLSRISFGLNNLIGSIPQEMGLLSSLTYLVLYGNYLSGSVPSSIYNKSSLYYFTFTQNHLHGNLPADVGFTLPNIQVFAGAVNNLTGSVPVSLLNASKLEILDFSVNGLTGTLPKNLGVLNRLTRLSFEHNRLGTGKTDDLSFLDSLVNCTGLQVLRLGVNNFGGVLPKSIANFSSQMHTFALGNIPGIGDGIHGNIPVGIGNLANLALISLEGNHLTGSLPHTLGRLKNLRELYLNVNKFSGRIPSSLGNLSVLTKIFLEENDFEGSIPSSLGNCQNLLVLSLYSNKLSGTIPPEVIGLSSLAIYLDVSHNALSGTLPAEVSKLQNLGELVLSENNFSGAIPSSLGRCISLEKLHLEGNSFDGNIPQTLKNLRGLLDIDLSRNNLSGKIPEFLGEFTELKHLNLSYNNFEGEIPKNGIFKNATSLSLYGNSKLCGGVPELNFPPCTVRKASLARRLLAPKVAIPISCALVLLLILSCFLILFPIVKRSKKKIPSSTTERGLEFEISYSEINKCTGGFSPDNLIGSGSFGSVYKGTLSGDKSCVAVKVLNLQQKGAPESFIDECHVLRSVRHRNLLKIITAISGVDHQGNDFKALVFEYMPNGSLEDWLHPIRNLQFQKKTLTFTQRLNIAIDVSCALEYLHHFCETPIVHCDIKPSNVLLDNDMVARLGDFGLATFLYEESSKLSTQPVMSDNLRGSIGYIPPEYGMGGKPSTLGDIYSYGILLLEIFTGKRPTDEAFEGGTGIQQFVANALSNNVMDIVDPSLVCEQDFDEESEESECEEKAIRRNNEIKGMAKGSIEDCFVSLMQIGMSCSTNAPDERMPITVVFNKLHTIRNVYKDKA, from the exons CTTAATGAAGGAATCGGCAATTGCTGCAACTCCAGCAGGAAATGAAACTGATTTACAAGCTTTACTTGACTTCAAGAATAGGGTAGTAGCAGATCCATTCAACATTATGAGTTCTTGGAATGACTCCCTCCATCACTGCAATTGGATAGGAATCACATGCAACATCTCCAATGGAAGGGTCATGGACCTTAGCCTTGAGCAACTGAGACTAGGAGGCACTCTCACACCATTCATAGGAAACCTCACATTCCTCAACACACTCAACTTGTTAAACAATAGCTTCCATGGTGAAATTCCTCAAGAGGTGGGTCGTTTACTCTATCTGGAACATCTAAACCTCAGCTTAAATAACTTTGGTGAGAGTATTCCAAGTAATCTAAGTCACTGCACAAAACTAGAAGTACTAGGTGTAGGAGGAAATAATCTTACAGGAGTAATCCCAACTTGGATTGGAAACCTTTCTTCTTTATCTCGCATTAGCTTTGGATTAAATAACTTGATCGGAAGCATACCACAAGAGATGGGCCTTTTATCAAGCTTGACATATCTTGTGCTATATGGGAATTACTTGTCTGGCTCAGTTCCTTCTTCAATCTATAACAAATCTTCCTTATACTATTTCACTTTTACTCAAAACCATCTTCATGGGAACTTACCGGCCGATGTTGGGTTTACTCTTCCAAACATTCAAGTATTTGCTGGTGCGGTCAACAATCTTACAGGTTCTGTCCCTGTATCATTGTTGAATGCATCAAAACTAGAGATTCTTGACTTCTCCGTGAATGGTCTCACTGGAACACTGCCAAAGAACTTAGGGGTCTTGAACAGGTTAACTAGACTTAGCTTTGAACACAACAGACTGGGAACTGGGAAAACAGATGATCTTAGCTTTCTTGATTCTTTGGTCAACTGCACAGGTCTACAAGTTTTACGTCTAGGAGTAAATAATTTTGGTGGAGTATTGCCTAAATCAATTGCTAATTTCTCAAGCCAAATGCACACATTTGCCCTTGGAAATATACCTGGAATTGGAGACGGAATACATGGAAATATACCTGTTGGAATTGGCAATCTTGCAAACCTGGCCCTCATAAGTTTGGAAGGAAACCATCTAACTGGTAGTCTTCCACATACATTGGGTAGGCTGAAAAATCTGAGAGAATTGTATCTGAATGTCAACAAATTTTCAGGTAGAATCCCATCCTCCTTGGGAAATTTGTCTGTATTAACGAAAATTTTTCTGGAGGAGAACGACTTCGAGGGAAGCATCCCTTCTAGTCTTGGAAACTGCCAAAATTTATTGGTACTCAGCCTTTATAGCAACAAGCTCAGTGGCACCATACCACCTGAAGTTATTGGCCTTTCTTCACTAGCAATTTATTTAGATGTATCTCATAATGCTTTGTCAGGGACTCTTCCAGCTGAAGTGAGTAAGCTACAAAACCTTGGAGAGTTGGTGCTGTCTGAGAACAACTTTTCTGGAGCCATTCCATCTTCTCTTGGCAGATGCATTAGCTTGGAAAAGCTGCACTTGGAGGGAAATTCTTTTGATGGAAACATTCCTCAAACTTTAAAGAATTTGAGAGGTTTACTTGACATAGATCTTTCACGAAATAACTTGTCTGGCAAGATTCCCGAGTTTCTTGGGGAGTTCACTGAGCTCAAGCATTTAAATCTTTCATACAATAATTTTGAAGGTGAAATACCAAAGAACGGAATATTCAAAAATGCTACATCCCTTTCATTGTATGGCAACAGCAAGCTATGTGGGGGCGTTCCAGAACTAAATTTCCCTCCATGCACTGTCAGGAAAGCTTCTTTGGCAAGAAGACTCCTTGCTCCTAAGGTGGCTATCCCTATTTCATGTGCCCTTGTATTACTGTTAATTCTATCATGTTTTCTTATATTGTTCCCCATAGTAAAaagatcaaagaagaaaattccTTCATCAACTACTGAACGGGGTTTGGAATTTGAAATTTCTTACTCAGAAATTAACAAGTGCACTGGTGGGTTCTCCCCGGATAACCTGATTGGTTCGGGAAGTTTTGGTTCTGTATATAAAGGAACTCTGTCAGGTGATAAATCATGTGTTGCAGTTAAAGTATTAAACCTTCAACAGAAAGGAGCCCCTGAGAGTTTCATTGATGAATGCCATGTTCTGAGAAGTGTAAGGCATCGCAACCTTCTCAAGATCATAACTGCCATCTCAGGAGTTGATCATCAAGGCAATGACTTCAAAGCTCTAGTGTTTGAGTACATGCCTAATGGAAGTCTAGAAGATTGGTTGCATCCTATAAGAAATTTGCAATTTCAGAAGAAGACATTGACATTCACTCAAAGACTGAACATAGCAATTGATGTTTCATGTGCACTGGAATACCTCCACCACTTCTGTGAAACTCCAATTGTTCATTGTGACATAAAGCCAAGTAACGTGCTTCTTGACAATGATATGGTTGCCCGTCTTGGTGACTTTGGATTAGCTACATTTCTGTATGAAGAATCAAGCAAGTTATCCACACAACCGGTTATGTCAGATAACCTAAGGGGTTCTATTGGCTACATCCCTCCAG AGTATGGTATGGGTGGGAAGCCTTCCACACTTGGAGATATATACAGCTATGGGATACTGTTACTGGAAATTTTCACTGGAAAAAGGCCGACAGATGAAGCATTTGAAGGTGGCACGGGAATTCAGCAGTTTGTAGCAAATGCTCTATCTAACAATGTCATGGATATCGTTGATCCTTCATTAGTTTGTGAACAAGACTTTGATGAGGAAAGTGAAGAGTCTGAGTGTGAAGAGAAAGCTATAAGGAGGAACAACGAGATTAAAGGAATGGCTAAAGGTTCGATTGAGGATTGCTTTGTGTCTCTGATGCAAATTGGAATGTCGTGCTCTACAAATGCACCTGATGAACGAATGCCAATCACTGTGGTCTTCAACAAGCTGCATACTATCAGGAACGTTTATAAAGATAAAGCATAG
- the LOC106770174 gene encoding uncharacterized protein LOC106770174 codes for MTVSPEPLLVDLEIEKIARRNNSDTRRRRAISQQAAPESSTYLNNQPIDLLDTSFVNEMNGTRPPPRRTIGDSIAYTSPRNFSSIVRPTMSDKLAEMKPTLLQLISSNQFSGMDNEDPHAHLVNFYELCGSVGALGEEEEALYMRLFPFSLNGKANDWLQSQPNQSLTSWEDVEHKFLARFFPPSKSTEVKAAIATFVQGVDEPLCEAWERFKALLRKCPSHGFSLEMQVQIFYNGLQPHTMMILDASFGGSVLLRTADEAIAIIENMVSTDMRSRRGRTQVQKRGVYELNAQDDILAQNKLLTQQMEVLTQNMAKLPQQLQAMQNQAQPHHQVMRCDFCGDNHLNGHCQVPSGSQSEEINYMENQGRQYLFNNTFPNPSNQGWRQAQGASGSRNSYQPAHQYSS; via the coding sequence GACTTATCTCAATAATCAACCTATTGATCTTCTGGATACTTCTTTTGTGAACGAGATGAATGGCACAAGACCACCTCCACGAAGAACCATAGGGGACTCCATTGCTTACACTAGCCCGAGAAATTTCTCAAGCATTGTGAGGCCCACTATGAGTGATAAACTTGCAGAAATGAAGCCAACTTTACTCCAACTCATCAGTTCTAATCAATTTTCTGGCATGGATAATGAAGACCCTCATGCTCATTTGGTCAATTTCTATGAGTTGTGTGGCTCTGTGGGTGCTCTgggggaggaggaagaagcatTGTATATGAGACTCTTCCCATTTTCTCTGAATGGCAAAGCAAATGATTGGCTTCAGTCACAACCTAATCAAAGTTTGACTAGTTGGGAGGATGTGGAACACAAATTTCTTGCTCGCTTCTTTCCACCATCTAAAAGCACAGAGGTAAAGGCTGCGATTGCTACTTTTGTCCAAGGAGTAGATGAACCACTGTGTGAagcctgggaaagattcaaagcttTATTGAGGAAGTGTCCCAGTCATGGTTTTAGCTTGGAGATGCAAGTGCAAATCTTCTACAATGGTTTGCAACCTCATACAATGATGATACTTGATGCATCTTTTGGTGGGTCGGTTCTGTTAAGAACTGCTGATGAGGCCATTGCTATTATTGAAAACATGGTTTCCACTGACATGCGGAGCCGACGTGGGAGGACTCAAGTTCAGAAAAGAGGAGTTTATGAACTTAATGCTCAAGATGATATACTTGCACAAAACAAACTTCTTACCCAACAAATGGAGGTCCTAACCCAAAATATGGCCAAGTTACCTCAGCAGTTGCAAGCAATGCAAAACCAAGCTCAACCGCATCATCAAGTTATGAGATGTGATTTCTGTGGAGATAATCATCTTAATGGCCATTGTCAAGTTCCTAGTGGTTCCCAATCTGAAGAAATCAACTACATGGAGAACCAAGGAAGACAATATTTGTTCAACAACACCTTCCCTAATCCTTCCAATCAAGGGTGGAGACAAGCACAAGGAGCTTCTGGTAGTAGAAATTCTTATCAACCTGCTCATCAATACTCATCTTAG